Within Cucumis melo cultivar AY chromosome 4, USDA_Cmelo_AY_1.0, whole genome shotgun sequence, the genomic segment ATAGTCGACAAGTGTCTCTGCTGCAGCAATAGCATCGTCAAGGGTCTGGACATTACGACGGTCCAGCTCGATCTTTGCCCAATCTTTCAAGCCATCTTTGAACGGAAATAAGGCTTCTTTTTCGGGTAGATCGCCTATCTCGAGCATTAAGATAGTGAATTCTTTTACATAATCAAGAATACTACCGGTGTGTCGGAGGCGACGGAGTTTTCCGCGAGATTCTATCTCGGCATTATGAGGGACAAAGTGTTTTCGCAATTCAGtcttgaactgctcccatgaGTGGATGGCATTCCCACTTTGGTCAGCGTACTTACGACGCGCACCACAATTGTGCAGCATCTCTTAGGAAGGTTGGGGCATGGTTTATCCTTGCCTCGTCATTGCGCACCCCTAACGCGACAAAGTATCTTTCGAGGCCGAATAAGAAGTTATCCACGACGGTGGCATTTCTTATGCCATTATAAACGTCGGGTTTGGGCACTTTGATGTTAGAAGTGCCTGACGTAGTGAGGTGTGTGCTCGTTGAGGGAGCATTGCTACCAAGATGTTTGGAACGACATTCTACACAAAGGGCATCTCATCTCGTTTCAAAAGAGATAGATTTAGTGTGGAGATCGTGTAACTCACCTTCCACGAATGCCTTTAAGGTTGTCACCGTGGATGCAAGCTCTTTCAACTCCTTCTGGAATGTTCGTCCCATGTCCTCAATCATCTCCTTAGCAACCGAGGTGATTTCGGCATTTTCTTGCACCAATTCCTCAAAATTATCACTCAGCCTACCAACTGCGAGCTGAACATCCTCCATACCTTGCTCAAGGTTGGTAAGGCGAGTGTCGACATGCTCCCTTACTGCAGGACCTTTTGATTTCGAGCGTCGGGTAGGAGAATGTTGCTCTTTCCTTCCCCGAGTAACAGGACCTTCAATGACCTGCTCAACGGGCGAAGTATGTCCTTCTTCAGCCGACATTATGCTAGCAAGAACACAAACGTACTTCCGTTTAAACCTTGGCTTTGATACCGACTTTAGCTTGGTATCGGTTACAGTCCTCAAGAAcgtggctctgataccaactatCGCTTGGTATCAATTCCTCCACAGGGATCGTTGCTCTGATACCATCAGGGGGTATTCTGGCATCGCTGCCCCTCTCACCAACCTATTGAAGAAAAATCAAACGTGGGATTGGACGGAGGAGTGCCAGCGAGCATTTGACAGGTTAAAACATGCCGTCTCAGAGGAACCTGTGATGGTACTGGCAGATCACACCAAACCCTTTGAAGTGCACACTGATGCCTCAGACTTTGCAATAGGGGGAGTCCTGATGCAAGATGGCCATCCTATAGCGTTCGAAAGTCGAAAGTTGAACGGCACCGAACGGCGTTACACCGTGCAAGAAAAGGAAATGACAGCCATTGTCCACTGCCTAAGAACTTGGAGGCATTACCTTCTAGGCAGTAAATTCACAGTTATGACGGACAATGTCGCAACGAGCTACTTCCAGACTCAGAAGAAGCTGACACCAAAGCAAGCCCGGTGGCAAGACTTTCTAGCTGAATTTGACTTCAAGCTAGAATATAAACCGGGGAGGGCAAATGTTGTTGCTGATGCCCTCAGCCGCAAGGCCGAACTGAATATAATCACAACAAGCATGCCCACGAGCGACTTCCTTGAACGAATCAAGGAAGGAATGCAGCATGATGAGTTGGCCAAGAATCTGCTGAAGTTGGCCAAGGAGGGGAAGACCAGAAGATTTTGGGAGAACGACGGTACCCTCCTTACGATTGATAAACGCTTTGTTGGAGCAATATCTAAGGCACTATGTTAGTGCACATCAAAAAGATTGGGCAACCCTCTTAGATGTGGCCCAATTCTCTTACAATCTTTAACGAAGCGAATCAACAGGCAAGAGTCCGTTCGAGATAATCATGAATCAACAACCCAACACACCCGGTGCCTTGATTGCCCCATATGAAGGACCTAACCCTTCTGCGTTTAATTTCGCGAAGCAATGGCACGAGGAGCAGGATACATCCAGGGCATGTCTCGAGAAAGCGGCTCGAAGAATGAAGAAATGAGCCGATAAAAAGAGAAGACCAAAAGAATATGAAATTGGCGAGAAGGTTTTGGTAAAACTATTACCAAACCAGTTCAAGTCCCTTCGGAAAGTCCACAAGGGACTAGTCAGGCGATATGAAGGCCCATTCTCAATCATTGAGAGAGTGGGTAAAGGAGCGTATAAAGTGGAACTACCTCAAAGGTTGAAGATCCATAACGTCTTCCACGTAAGTATGTTAAAACCCTTTCACGAAGACCAGGAGGATCCGAAAAGAAGCGAAACCTCTCGAGCGCCAACCGGAGTAGTAACCGAGTTCGACAGAAAGATTAAGGAGATCCTAGCCGagaggaaaataagaagaagaggagTTCCAAGCTACTCAGAATATCTGATTCTGTGGGAAGGATTGCCAGAGTTCGAAGCCAGCTGGGAACGTGAAGATGTACTTTGGCAATTCCAAACAGAAATAGAGAAGTTCAAAGAGAACGCAACGGGGACGTTGCGAAATCGAGTGGGGGAGGGTGTCACGTGGTTATTTTTGACACTTAACCAACGTGCGGCACAATGGTGATAGAGACACCAATGTAAGCCTTAGAGTTTGTTGGAAGACTTGCTAGAAATAGAAAGAGGCTTTAGAGAAGGGAAAAGTAGGCAAAGAGTagagaaagattgagaaaattgAGAATACAAGTGTATTGCTTGAGGATTTCTTGGTGCTTTACAAATGGGACCCCTTAGGGGTATTTATAGTAGTTACATGACCGACTTTGGCCCTTAAAACCGACTTAAAACGTCGGCAAACTCATTCTAGAGAATTCTGGGCTTTTCATGACAGTCAGCCACCGACACAGCACTGTTCATGACCGACATAGAAGCTTCCAGATGCGTCTGGGCGTGTCTGGAGGGGCCTGGAGCGCGCGCGCGTTCCGCTCGTCACGGTGCTTAACGTCCGTCATCGAAAGTTCCAGAAATGTCCAGAGGCGTCTCGGGTCTTCCCGGCGCGCGCGCGGATGCCGCGCGCATCTGTCCGTCTCCCGTGCGTGCGCGCGCTGTGCCGCGCGCATCTGCCCATCTTCCGCGCGCGCGGGGCGCGATGCCGTGCGGCCCGCCTGCCCATCGTGCGCGCGCGAGCGCCCATGCCATGCCAGGGCCGCGCGTGCTTGGCTGCCGCTCATGCGTCCGTGGGCTCCAACGGCTGTGTCATGACCCTTGCGTGACTTTGCTTATTTTCCTAGGGCCTTTGGACTGTGTGGGACTTGGTTGGCTCCTCTTGGGCAATGCTAAGGAGCCTTAATTTCGAAAAATTTTGGGGGTCTATTTTTGGGGCGTGACAATTAGCTCTTTTCATTGAAGTTCATTTCCgtttcaaaaacaaaaagtgGAAGATGATCTACGGAGGTTGGAAATTGGACTAAACTGGATTGCTTTCGATTAATTTATAGACATTAGATGTGTTAGAATGCTTGTAGATATATTTTGAGTACAAAGACGggaaattaattttttaggcTCTTGGGGCAATTCCTCTGAGCTATTTTGGAATTATAACGATTTCTTGTTGTTTCAATTGGAGTAGCTTTTTATAGACTTCTTTGTCCTCGAGTGGGTTGATGTTATATCTACTCATCAATTTAGTACGTTTGATTGCCGATAATAAGTTTGTTTCCCATCCAAAAAATGAACTCATATGTAGTAATACTTATTTGAGTGTAAGAAGATTAGAAAACATATAGTTAGGAAGAattatgattttttattttacttattatAAAGAGTCCTGGATACCAAGAATTGTGTGAAGTATAGATGGTGGCGCAACATTACATGGAATGGTAAAAGTATGTAAAGGGAAATGTAGCACAGTCAAACCTATACTACATTTATCATTTTATCTCTTTTATCGTTCTCACTATTCTATCAATACCATGACATCTTAATTCTGTGATCCAGTGGAAGTTTGTTGTTGATGTTGGTATTTGTTATTTATGCCCCAATTATATATGCTATCTGTAATGCGTCGTAAAATGTTGTCTTGCAGCAGAAATCAAAGGACTTTTCGCCCCAAGAAGAGTGCACCATCGGGGAGTAAGGTTTGACCTCCTCATTACTTCTAAAAAATAGTTTCGATTTATTGTATTCCATTGATTGTTTGGTTAAATTAAGTTCATTTTGTGAATAACTTCTGTGGCTTCCAACTATAAGTTGTGATTTGTAAGAGCCTGTTAGCTTTGTTATATTCCATGGGCAAGACCACTAAGATTCACCAGAAATTATTTCTCAATGTTTTCTAAAACAATCAAAAGAGTTGGAAAGAACGCTAGATGTACCACGGAATTGAAAGATGTATAATCCAGATCTTTTCTATCCTTCTGTGAGGATTATTGATGTTCTTGATCTTTGCATGTTGTTTGGATCTTTTCCTTTGTCTGAGGATCAGTAATATTTATCTATGTATTGAGCTACCAATGAAAGTGGATTATTAAAAAGATTCTTACTTTAGGCATTGCATCAACGAGGAGAAAGAGATCCTAGACATGGAAACAAACTTGGAGCTTGAAAATTGAAGTTAATGGTCTCCTTGAATCACATAGTGATTCTTTTAGTTATTTGGGGAATCATTATCATATCTTTTAGCCTTTCTGGAAGAATCTTATTTTAGGTTAAGATATTGGTTGGTCCTTTGGGAGAAGAAAGGCAGAGATTATAGTGATGTTCCCCACAAGTTTCAAACATTGACTATTTGTAATTCTTTCAGAACTATATTCCCTTcgtaattatttcaattttggGTGTGTTTttgtaaacttttttttaagagaGACTATAGATGTTGATAGTACACTTTACTACGTCTCTCCAAttcaaaaaataagaaaatgaagGCATAATCTTTATGTTGATGGAGTCTACTCAGCTGCTTGTGAGGTGTTGTAAAGACGTATGTGTAATAGGCTACTTAGTTTGTGAGGTAGACCTCAACTGTAACAATGGTTTTATTTCAGACATTTTGTTTGAAAGGCTACTAGTTATTGTCATTTGGACTTGTTTAAAGGCATCTGAACTGTGGACTAGGACTCAATTTTTATGTATCAGTGGGTTGTAATACCCAATTTTGCCCTTGCAAAAGACATGGTTTTCTATCACTGAAGCCTGGAAGGTCTTTCTGCACTCAAGTGTTTGCCTGGAGTTTGGCTCCCAGTCAACCACCTGATCGATTGCCTAACTATAGTTTCTTAAAATATAAACCGAGTAAATCTCTGATTACCTGGGTTCTACGATTTTAAATGTCAAGTTAGTTTTCCAGCTCTTGGACTTCGAATGTTAAAACGAATCTCAAAAGAGAAAATCACTGAATGGGCCTCTTTCATCCAGCTTATCCTGCCATCTTACAGATAGATAAGACCAATGGGCAGCGGGTGTGAGCTTTTGACAGCAAAGGATATTTCTACAGAATCGGTGTGTCTGGAAATTATTTGCTATCTAAGGTACTTTATCAAAATATTCGGAAGTTCCACTGCTGAAAAAGGATCAAGTTCCTTCTGTGGGAGATTAGCTACTCATGCCTGAACACAAACGATAGATTGCAAAAACGTTGCCCTTGATTTAATCTGTCTCCAAACTGGTGCTACCTTTTGTAACAAAGCTGGTGAAACACAGAGCCGCTGCTTTTATAAAAAATCTGGGCCGAGCTGTTTGGTTCTTTTGAATGGTGCATTGTTTCACCTAAGACTCCTTTGGTTGGTTAAGGTTGCTGTGGACTGAATATTCTTTTATATCAACAAAGGGAAGTCTTTGGTTTAACATATCTCGGGGGTTCTTTGAGAGATTTGGCGAAGAAACTTGAAATTTTCCAAGGCCAAGAAAGATCCTCGACCGAAGTCTTCGTGTTCTTACTTTTTAATGCTTTCTATTGGTATGAATATATGGATCCTTAAGTattacaacttttttttttttttttgtttaattggAGAAATATTTGAAATCTCTTTGGATGGGTTCTCATTTTGTATCATTTCATTTAAGCAAAGTTGTTTCCTACCAAAGAAAGAAATTGTCAAGTTAATTATTTCATTATTCACAGTTCTCAAATCAACTTATCATGATATAGGTTTTATTTTGTCTAATCTTGATCAGTCACCATTTGTTGAAGTTCTAGGTCGAGCTATGATATATCTTCTTGTTTCTAAATGATGCAAAGTTTCAAATGTGGATGACTGAAAAtgtgtattttcttttttcttttttgtcttcTGTGAAAGTTCTATGTTGCGATAATTTCTCTTGATGAGTGTTTCATTGACGTTATTTGTTATTGCAGGGGGCTCAACTCAGAAAGCATATTGATGCCACACTCGGTAGTGGAAATTTAAGGGAAGCAGTGAGACTTCCAACTGGGGAGGATTTGAATGAATGGCTGGCTGTCAATAGTAAGTTGTACATTCTGCCTTCTTTATGTTTCTTCTCCAGCtcgttttttctttctttcccttttctccttttttctggggtaaatatatattttttctttttccaggGATAGATCACCATGCCTAAAAATTTTATTCATCATTTCTATTTAGCCAGAATCTCTTCTGTAGAATCAATATCTAAAATGTGGTTGAATTTTTATTTCAGCTGTGGATTTCTTCAACCAGGTGAATTTGCTATATGGTACCCTCACAGAGTTCTGTACTCCTGAGAATTGTCCTACAATGACTGCAGGACCCAAGTACGGGATAGTGGACAAATAATCAAGTTTTTTTCCTGATGTTTAACACAAATTAGTTTTAGCTTCTATTTTAGAATTTTCTTCGTATAAGACATCTTTTGTTTCTAACTTTTTccccctcttcttcttctctctcccTTTTTGACTTGTTTGTTTGACTACAGTCATCCGCAGTAACTCATCATGCTTTCTAaatattgtttgttgttttgTGGTTAAGGACAAATTTTATACTTTGTAGGGTTATTCTCTTGTTTGCTGATTATACTACTACCATTTGCAACAAAAATTTAGACGTTAAACTTTTGAGTGTGTTGGGGATTGTTTCCGATATGGTAACACTGATATTCTTGCATTTGAATGACTTCTCTTCGTTTTGAAATGTTTTATTTGAATTTCTAAATATGGTTTAGTCTTTAACTAGATAATTTAAAATCCTGTTTCTATCAAGAAAGTACGTACGAATGTGGGACTTAATTAtctaattttcatataactGGCTTTCATATTTTCCCAATCTTTTACTTAATTATTCAGATAGTTTGTATCTGAAgcttttctttttgcttttattgttttgtattttattttttgtcctCCCCTCTTCTgaaatgatttaaaattaaattttacagGTACGAGTATAGGTGGGCTGATGGTGTACAAATCAAAAAGCCCATTGAGGTCTCTGCTCCAAAATATGTTGAATATTTAATGGATTGGATCGAATCCCAGCTTGATGATGAGTCGATATTCCCTCAAAAGCTTGGTAATCATCGCTGTTGTTTGCTGAAAAAGTTTCCTTTTTCCAGTTGCGTTCTTATTTATTGTTCAATGTCCTCTGTTAGGCACACCATTTCCTCCCAACTTCAAGGATGTCGTGAAGACGATATTCAAAAGGTTGTTCCGTGTATATGCCCACATTTATCATTCTCACTTTCAGAAAATTGTGAGCCTTAAGGAGGAGGCACATTTAAATACATGCTTCAAGCATTTCATACTTTTTACTCATGTAAGTCACTCAATTAAATTGgcttatttttgtaatttattattttttctagCAGTATcgtctttttattttaataaaacacTCTTGAAACAATCTATTTGATGAATCAGTTTACAAATTAAAAAGACACCAGCTTCCTATATTTAACTGGCAATTAGTTTCCTTGATGttaaacaacattttttttcttatttttctaaaaataaaagaaaaacaaggttttttttctctattataTGGGTTGCCTTTTGATTCATGTCTATCAATTTATTTTCATAATTGTTTCTTGGAATTAGCCTAGGCAGGTATCTTGATTGTATCTAAAAAGCACGTGAATTGTATTGATATAATTGGTTGTTGAACATATTGACTCTTTGCTTAAAACTATGAGAATAGCATATTTATATAGAAGTTATTATTTGGTACAGCTGCTTAATTGTTCACTCTTTAGGAGGGTTTTTCCAAAATCCAAATTCTCATACTTCATTTCTGATTTTTGTCTCTGGTATAAATATTATTCTCATTTCTGGTGGAAAAACATAACCCAATTCACCTGCGCTATGCCATTTCTTCAGGAATTTGGTTTAATTGACAAAAAGGAGCTGGCTCCACTTCAAGAGCTGATCGAATCCATTATTGTTCCATACTGAACAGGGTTTGGCATAACTGgacaaaaaagagaaaaaaggagATCCTATTCTATTCTAGGAACACAACTAATTAAAATAATCAATTGGTTTCTGAATTTTTAATGTAATATTTATATGTTGTCTTTGTTCTGTGTACATGGTTCTGTGTTTGGATATTTTCTAAGGTTGTGGAAACTGCTCCCTACTCTTCCCATGAACCAAGCTGATTTAAAGAAAACCAGCTTCTTGATTCAAAGGGAATGAAGTTGGAACGCTTGTTAGTTTCATGTTTCTCTCATCTTTTCTTATATGAGGTTGCATTTCAGATGGCAGAAGTTTCAATTTAGGTAACTATTTGGGTTTGTCAAAAAGGAGAGACAAAAAAGTTGCCTTTCCTTTCCATCTTTAGtgtttgtaaaaaaaaaaaaatttaaaatgtattCATATATTCAG encodes:
- the LOC103499244 gene encoding MOB kinase activator-like 1A isoform X2, which produces MFLDSPKLEGKSCKKTKVSVFTSSLFFFFFNLAFLPSYNQTKQREDQKSSSILRALGSSFSEAMSLFGLGSRNQRTFRPKKSAPSGSKGAQLRKHIDATLGSGNLREAVRLPTGEDLNEWLAVNTVDFFNQVNLLYGTLTEFCTPENCPTMTAGPKYEYRWADGVQIKKPIEVSAPKYVEYLMDWIESQLDDESIFPQKLGTPFPPNFKDVVKTIFKRLFRVYAHIYHSHFQKIVSLKEEAHLNTCFKHFILFTHEFGLIDKKELAPLQELIESIIVPY
- the LOC103499244 gene encoding MOB kinase activator-like 1A isoform X3, encoding MSLFGLGRNQRTFRPKKSAPSGSKGAQLRKHIDATLGSGNLREAVRLPTGEDLNEWLAVNTVDFFNQVNLLYGTLTEFCTPENCPTMTAGPKYEYRWADGVQIKKPIEVSAPKYVEYLMDWIESQLDDESIFPQKLGTPFPPNFKDVVKTIFKRLFRVYAHIYHSHFQKIVSLKEEAHLNTCFKHFILFTHEFGLIDKKELAPLQELIESIIVPY
- the LOC103499244 gene encoding MOB kinase activator-like 1A isoform X1; translation: MSLFGLGRNQRTFRPKKSAPSGSKGAQLRKHIDATLGSGNLREAVRLPTGEDLNEWLAVNTVDFFNQVNLLYGTLTEFCTPENCPTMTAGPKYEYRWADGVQIKKPIEVSAPKYVEYLMDWIESQLDDESIFPQKLGTPFPPNFKDVVKTIFKRLFRVYAHIYHSHFQKIVSLKEEAHLNTCFKHFILFTHVSHSIKLAYFCNLLFFLAVSSFYFNKTLLKQSI
- the LOC103499244 gene encoding MOB kinase activator-like 1A isoform X4; amino-acid sequence: MTAGPKYEYRWADGVQIKKPIEVSAPKYVEYLMDWIESQLDDESIFPQKLGTPFPPNFKDVVKTIFKRLFRVYAHIYHSHFQKIVSLKEEAHLNTCFKHFILFTHEFGLIDKKELAPLQELIESIIVPY